The proteins below are encoded in one region of Myxococcales bacterium:
- a CDS encoding fatty acid desaturase: protein MRTGNELIQASKSFAQENRLQSWLHVGITLLVLAMCVAVTAVPLWWPVRALFSVLFGLTVVRMFCLYHDFLHNAILKRSAIAKWLVMYPFGLYVLTPPNVWKQTHNYHHAHTAKIVGSHVGSYPMVTTEMWKQMTLGQRVMYRIARHPLNIAFGYITIFLFGMCVSSFVRNPRKNWDSLLALVLHGMLSAAIIYYGGWALWFFTLLLPLVVAFAAGGYLFYAQHNFEGVHVQPRHEWNYTDAALHSSSYLKSGPIMRWFTANIGYHHVHHLNPTIPFYRLPEVMAAMPELQHPKTTSFAIKDMAKCFSLKLWDPEKQRMVGYGEA from the coding sequence ATGCGAACAGGAAACGAATTAATTCAAGCTAGTAAGTCCTTTGCGCAAGAAAACCGCCTTCAAAGCTGGTTGCATGTTGGGATAACTTTGCTTGTGCTTGCGATGTGCGTGGCCGTTACCGCAGTCCCTCTTTGGTGGCCGGTGCGCGCGCTGTTTTCAGTTCTCTTTGGACTGACGGTCGTGCGAATGTTTTGCTTGTATCATGACTTCTTGCACAATGCGATTTTGAAACGCTCCGCGATCGCCAAGTGGCTTGTTATGTATCCTTTCGGGCTCTACGTGCTCACCCCTCCCAACGTCTGGAAGCAAACGCACAATTACCATCACGCGCATACGGCTAAAATTGTTGGTTCGCACGTCGGTTCTTATCCGATGGTTACAACTGAGATGTGGAAACAAATGACCCTCGGACAGCGTGTTATGTACCGTATTGCAAGGCATCCTCTAAACATTGCCTTTGGCTACATCACTATTTTTCTGTTCGGGATGTGTGTTTCGTCCTTCGTGCGTAACCCTCGTAAAAACTGGGATTCTTTGCTGGCGCTCGTGCTTCACGGCATGCTTTCTGCAGCCATCATCTATTACGGTGGCTGGGCGCTTTGGTTTTTTACGCTCCTTTTGCCGCTTGTGGTTGCATTCGCTGCCGGCGGGTATCTGTTCTATGCACAGCACAACTTCGAAGGTGTTCATGTGCAGCCCCGTCATGAATGGAACTATACGGATGCTGCGCTTCATTCCTCCAGTTATCTAAAGTCGGGCCCGATTATGCGCTGGTTTACAGCTAACATTGGATATCACCACGTTCATCATCTAAATCCGACGATTCCCTTTTACCGTTTGCCTGAGGTGATGGCTGCAATGCCAGAGCTTCAACATCCAAAGACCACATCGTTTGCCATTAAAGACATGGCAAAGTGTTTTTCGCTCAAACTCTGGGACCCTGAAAAACAGCGCATGGTCGGTTACGGTGAGGCCTAA
- the queG gene encoding tRNA epoxyqueuosine(34) reductase QueG, whose translation MAPHTDELNALKEQLSEQALALGFVAMGVARAQALGVEAERLRQWLADGYAADMDYMKRTSDVRENPLHQGMLPTAKSIVVLARPYRKNADASFAFGPAKVAQYAQGRDYHNALRAPLRQLASCLEQAGYKTRIALDTMPVFERAWAERAGVGFVGKNCCLIVPGVGSHVFLAALVSEAPLPPDAPCAQGCGECRLCLEHCPTRAFEAPGKLDARRCIAYLTIENRGTIPEPLRKGVGSWLFGCDACQDICPYNRGKHKTVDYSTPQDRQIKNRMREVALEDWLSMDSSQFEALTAGTPFKRPTQIGMARNVLVVLGNRGEQKHIKLLKHILRTHPSEILRNHAKWALKQLVSRFGSKSA comes from the coding sequence ATGGCTCCGCATACGGATGAACTGAACGCTCTAAAAGAGCAACTCAGCGAACAAGCCCTTGCGCTTGGTTTTGTTGCAATGGGCGTCGCTCGGGCGCAAGCGCTTGGCGTAGAGGCCGAGCGCCTGCGGCAATGGTTGGCCGACGGCTATGCGGCGGACATGGACTATATGAAACGCACCTCGGACGTGCGCGAAAACCCTTTGCATCAGGGGATGCTGCCTACGGCAAAAAGCATTGTCGTTTTAGCTAGGCCGTATCGGAAAAACGCCGATGCAAGTTTTGCTTTCGGGCCGGCGAAGGTGGCTCAATATGCCCAAGGCAGGGACTATCACAACGCGCTGCGTGCCCCTTTGCGTCAGTTGGCGAGTTGTCTCGAGCAAGCCGGATACAAGACACGAATCGCCCTCGACACGATGCCGGTCTTTGAACGAGCATGGGCCGAACGTGCTGGGGTTGGCTTTGTGGGTAAGAATTGTTGTTTGATCGTACCTGGCGTTGGCTCACACGTTTTTCTAGCAGCTCTTGTTAGCGAAGCGCCTTTGCCCCCCGATGCGCCCTGCGCTCAAGGATGCGGTGAATGCCGTTTGTGCTTGGAGCATTGTCCGACGCGAGCATTTGAAGCTCCGGGGAAGCTGGATGCCAGGCGCTGCATTGCCTATCTTACCATCGAAAACCGAGGAACGATCCCAGAGCCATTGCGAAAAGGCGTGGGCAGTTGGCTCTTCGGATGTGATGCGTGCCAAGATATCTGTCCCTATAATCGAGGTAAACACAAAACCGTGGACTACAGTACGCCTCAAGATCGTCAGATCAAAAATCGAATGCGCGAAGTAGCGCTCGAGGACTGGCTTAGTATGGACTCATCCCAGTTTGAGGCCCTTACGGCAGGCACGCCCTTCAAACGCCCGACCCAGATCGGCATGGCACGCAATGTTTTGGTCGTGCTTGGAAACCGCGGCGAGCAAAAGCACATAAAATTGCTAAAACACATCCTTCGTACTCATCCCTCCGAAATTCTACGAAACCATGCAAAATGGGCTTTGAAGCAGCTTGTCTCTCGATTCGGCTCTAAATCCGCCTGA
- a CDS encoding TonB C-terminal domain-containing protein: protein MNRERKPHRKARAAPTPARHKQARAAPMLARHRKPAAFAFALALLVSVGIHLPVYTVLGYLNERLSLANHERSDRSEVVEVDFVEQADGQEPEADKPLPKPAEAQPEQERKQLNLKVAQPVPAEQKQQEPKVEVLNKQSIEQRSDNPDVAPPEDSQFVAEQNRRVEKETVAKVTNYQRDDQVTELPEDKAIDSEEDGNSDEQDVADLKEQKGDESRAATQAEAEAEKSTKQPVSVNRAQTVATSKGASSQDAELTDPESSIVISKNAKAANASAFRSAPTARGVDGLKLSWQSFEQTMGQDQLRADSEQYIRQHRSKHKGSGQRQKRWKEFRSAIENFVPNVTPGNQTALNAAASPFASYLAAVHRRLHREFADRFLASLPTSEPLFNDPNLRTKLEIIITQDGTIDRVGVVETSGFLPFDYGAFNAVMRGQPYPSAPQSILSGDGRVYLHWAFYRNERQCGTFNAEPYILPNPPGMAPHAPMKLRDAPEWGGVVPSGTAPLKREEKNGHEEPVKEKSPKALPSKGQQEPKQYRNHDGSAYG from the coding sequence ATGAACCGTGAGCGTAAGCCACACAGAAAAGCTCGCGCGGCGCCAACGCCCGCTCGACACAAGCAAGCTCGCGCGGCGCCAATGCTTGCGCGGCATCGAAAACCAGCAGCTTTTGCCTTCGCTCTTGCGTTGCTTGTTTCCGTGGGTATCCACCTTCCTGTGTACACAGTACTTGGCTATCTCAATGAGCGTTTGTCATTGGCAAACCATGAACGCTCGGATCGCTCGGAAGTGGTCGAGGTGGATTTTGTTGAGCAAGCTGACGGGCAGGAGCCCGAGGCGGATAAGCCATTACCCAAGCCGGCCGAAGCTCAGCCTGAGCAAGAGAGAAAACAACTTAATCTGAAAGTGGCACAACCCGTGCCGGCGGAGCAAAAGCAGCAGGAGCCCAAGGTCGAGGTGCTGAATAAACAGTCGATTGAGCAGCGTAGTGACAACCCTGATGTGGCTCCTCCCGAAGACAGTCAGTTTGTCGCTGAGCAAAATCGCCGCGTCGAAAAGGAAACGGTTGCGAAGGTGACCAATTATCAGCGTGACGATCAAGTCACCGAGCTTCCCGAAGATAAGGCAATTGATAGCGAAGAAGACGGCAACTCCGACGAGCAAGATGTTGCCGATTTGAAGGAGCAAAAGGGTGATGAGTCGCGTGCGGCAACCCAAGCTGAGGCCGAGGCCGAAAAGAGCACGAAGCAACCCGTGAGCGTTAATAGGGCGCAGACCGTGGCTACGTCCAAAGGTGCGAGTTCGCAGGATGCCGAGTTAACGGATCCTGAATCGAGCATTGTGATTTCGAAAAACGCTAAAGCTGCCAATGCGAGTGCTTTTCGTTCTGCGCCGACAGCTAGAGGCGTTGATGGGCTCAAACTTAGCTGGCAAAGCTTCGAGCAAACAATGGGACAAGATCAACTGCGCGCTGATAGCGAGCAGTATATTCGCCAGCACCGCTCAAAACACAAAGGCAGCGGGCAGCGGCAAAAGCGTTGGAAAGAGTTTCGTTCCGCCATTGAAAACTTTGTGCCCAACGTGACACCGGGTAATCAGACAGCGCTCAATGCTGCGGCCTCGCCCTTTGCAAGCTATTTAGCGGCGGTGCATCGGAGATTGCATCGGGAGTTTGCGGACCGCTTTTTAGCGTCACTGCCCACTTCAGAGCCCTTGTTCAACGATCCGAACCTGCGAACGAAACTCGAGATTATTATTACCCAAGATGGCACGATCGATAGGGTGGGCGTGGTTGAGACAAGTGGGTTTTTGCCTTTTGATTACGGCGCATTTAACGCGGTCATGCGTGGGCAGCCTTATCCATCTGCACCTCAGTCAATTTTATCGGGCGATGGACGAGTGTATTTGCATTGGGCTTTTTATCGAAACGAAAGACAATGCGGCACATTTAATGCGGAGCCTTATATTTTGCCAAACCCACCGGGAATGGCGCCTCATGCGCCGATGAAGCTTCGTGACGCTCCGGAGTGGGGTGGTGTTGTGCCTTCGGGCACTGCTCCTTTGAAACGTGAAGAAAAAAATGGACACGAAGAACCTGTAAAGGAAAAGAGTCCTAAAGCGCTGCCGTCAAAGGGACAACAAGAGCCTAAGCAGTACAGAAATCACGATGGCTCCGCATACGGATGA
- a CDS encoding UTP--glucose-1-phosphate uridylyltransferase, with amino-acid sequence MQWTNSVQKLLEQYCFDEASFASLREKFRAGTLSPSSAYIEAIPKPPLPDDLSTLPDAGTMEYLRLIKIGMQSIARGEVASLILAGGMATRFGGKVKALVPVRGGKTFAEVKMQALSKIAHDLDRPLPVWWMSSFATHETLQTWLDKHPFAGLNVSLFSQGIAPRIFENGSYFDNGTNARQSCYAPGHGDTLRSLKRSKLLKSFLAQGGRYLFISNVDNLCATLDPLIVGKHIDSGHALSCEVAQKHPGDQGGAPAWVRNRLQVVEGFRFPPSFNQDSIPVFSTNTFIANAEALNMEYPLNWYAVRKNVDDHAVIQFEQLLGDLTSFIDTQFLLVSREGTDSRFEPMKTPAELEQRAPIVFDALKHRGIEL; translated from the coding sequence ATGCAATGGACAAATTCAGTGCAAAAGCTACTCGAACAGTATTGTTTTGATGAGGCCTCGTTTGCGTCTTTACGAGAGAAATTTCGTGCAGGTACGCTAAGCCCTTCAAGCGCTTATATCGAGGCGATTCCGAAACCACCCTTGCCCGATGATCTTAGCACTCTGCCGGATGCAGGCACCATGGAGTATTTGCGTCTCATAAAGATTGGCATGCAAAGCATCGCTCGAGGCGAAGTAGCGTCGTTAATTTTGGCAGGTGGTATGGCTACCCGTTTTGGGGGCAAAGTAAAAGCGTTGGTTCCGGTGCGCGGCGGTAAGACTTTTGCTGAGGTCAAAATGCAGGCCTTGTCGAAAATTGCTCATGATCTTGACCGACCGTTACCCGTCTGGTGGATGAGTAGCTTTGCCACCCATGAAACCCTGCAAACCTGGCTGGATAAACACCCCTTCGCTGGACTTAATGTCTCTCTTTTCTCCCAAGGGATAGCGCCGCGAATTTTCGAGAACGGGAGTTACTTCGACAACGGAACTAACGCTAGACAAAGCTGTTATGCGCCCGGGCATGGGGATACCCTGCGCTCGTTGAAGCGAAGTAAACTTTTGAAAAGCTTCCTTGCGCAGGGCGGCCGTTACCTGTTTATTTCGAATGTCGATAATTTATGCGCAACGCTCGATCCGTTGATTGTTGGGAAACACATCGATTCGGGCCACGCTCTTAGTTGCGAGGTTGCACAAAAGCATCCTGGCGACCAAGGTGGGGCTCCCGCATGGGTCAGGAATCGTTTGCAAGTCGTCGAGGGCTTTCGTTTTCCCCCGAGCTTCAATCAAGATAGCATTCCTGTATTCAGCACCAACACCTTCATCGCCAATGCTGAAGCGCTAAATATGGAGTACCCATTAAATTGGTATGCCGTGCGCAAAAACGTCGACGATCATGCCGTCATCCAGTTTGAGCAGTTGTTGGGGGATCTCACTTCTTTTATCGACACGCAGTTTTTATTGGTTAGCCGCGAAGGAACAGACAGTCGTTTTGAGCCCATGAAAACGCCCGCAGAGCTCGAACAACGTGCTCCCATTGTCTTTGATGCACTAAAGCATCGCGGCATCGAGCTTTGA
- the rlmN gene encoding 23S rRNA (adenine(2503)-C(2))-methyltransferase RlmN has protein sequence MLPEEVEAVLLRWGEPKYRAKQVFEWIHKHGVRDPEGMTNLPKSLRSKLHETELMQALSVERHHESSDNTEKLVLELHDKQKIESVLIPSHNKPADAVEEIVTQCISSQAGCAMGCVFCASGVAGLKRQLSASEIIDQVLIGRSVLKPGQKLKRLVFMGMGEPLHNYDALCRALVVLMHPEGMNFSARRITVSTSGLAPQIDQLGKDFGGQIQLAISLHSTDNAVRSKLMPINRKHRIEQLLKSLREYPLAKRARYTIEYTLMAGYNDSLKDADALVRTLRGLPVKINLIPMNPIQGSILKAPDWDTVEAFQERLRERHLSVFMRKQRGDDIGAACGQLAFEGKVRKALEPWRQSVE, from the coding sequence ATGCTGCCTGAAGAGGTGGAGGCTGTGTTGCTGCGTTGGGGCGAGCCCAAATATCGCGCCAAACAGGTATTTGAATGGATTCACAAACACGGCGTGCGTGATCCCGAGGGCATGACGAATCTTCCCAAGTCGTTGCGCTCCAAGCTTCATGAAACCGAGCTCATGCAAGCGCTCAGCGTCGAGCGACATCATGAGTCTTCGGATAACACCGAGAAGCTCGTGCTCGAGCTGCACGATAAGCAAAAGATTGAGTCGGTGCTCATCCCGTCGCACAACAAGCCAGCGGATGCCGTCGAAGAGATTGTGACCCAGTGTATTTCGAGCCAAGCCGGGTGCGCTATGGGCTGTGTTTTTTGCGCCTCTGGAGTAGCAGGGCTGAAACGACAACTTAGCGCTTCTGAAATCATCGATCAGGTACTGATCGGCCGAAGCGTGCTTAAGCCTGGACAAAAATTAAAACGCCTTGTGTTTATGGGCATGGGCGAGCCTTTGCACAACTACGATGCGCTTTGCCGGGCTTTGGTGGTGCTTATGCACCCCGAGGGCATGAATTTTTCAGCGCGGCGGATTACCGTTTCCACAAGCGGGCTTGCGCCGCAAATTGATCAGCTCGGCAAGGATTTTGGTGGGCAGATTCAACTGGCGATTTCCTTGCACAGTACAGACAACGCTGTGCGCTCGAAGCTTATGCCCATCAACCGAAAGCATCGTATTGAGCAGCTGCTTAAAAGCCTGCGTGAGTATCCGCTTGCAAAGCGAGCGCGTTACACCATCGAGTACACCTTGATGGCGGGTTACAACGACAGCCTCAAAGACGCCGATGCGCTCGTGCGTACCCTGCGCGGGCTTCCCGTGAAAATTAATCTCATCCCCATGAATCCCATTCAGGGCTCGATACTCAAGGCCCCGGATTGGGACACCGTCGAAGCGTTTCAGGAAAGGCTACGAGAGCGACACCTGTCGGTCTTCATGCGCAAACAACGTGGCGATGACATTGGCGCTGCCTGCGGGCAACTCGCTTTCGAAGGCAAGGTCCGAAAAGCACTCGAGCCCTGGCGACAGAGCGTTGAGTAA
- a CDS encoding fused MFS/spermidine synthase, with translation MHRLIFRVVVFLSGASALGWEVLWQHHTALAFGVSAYGTAVTLACLMAGLGLGGYLAHRWEVSGRITNSFLFYGFAEAAIGVGGLFVPVGLRGLTAVDSWLYAQSPLLAMLTQVIATAVLLIVPASAMGLTLPLLIPLAKKRELNIGGIYALNVLGAVLGVLLATFLVLPLFGVRATAYVAAGMNFSIATWAFSKGNERVDASSVAVISSPIPAEHLLLAFVSGFTTFCLEVSWFRSLRAAMQSTTEAFAAILAAFLLALSFGGVLASWIKKRWPEFLVFVLPLCILGILVATPFVDQMDRYTTTDAASLQITALRFVRVLLVVVLPIALLGIIFPWLLEIHDSTSGSGRLYAINTLGAIAGSLCAGFVLLPNIGATRTSWLASLLLLPVALYVAQNWRYRVLSVCAAAAALIFAWSAGSKHSASAHVQGFRSEDYGQVLFLSEGPDSTVWVSKERRGNKALVIDGFTASGEGAGTRYMAWMSHLPALAARRLERALVICFGTGQTANALKKHRPTILDIADVNPAVFRAAPFFQSNEGVLHKPGVNYIVMDGRAFLRRSKASYDVVTLEPMPPNFAGSNHLYSLEFYQLVRANLSEGGMAAQWVPFHLISSAHMRSIIATFVKVFPYSRLWIDPEGTGILVGGLKPWQLKESQADLPLDSAAIAKRFELNRQGLMRVSKRAQLITDDNQLLSFGFDRLARNKGNQKRWFMTLVQKNHALLRRYK, from the coding sequence ATGCATCGGCTGATTTTTCGGGTTGTGGTGTTTTTATCGGGCGCGAGCGCGCTCGGTTGGGAAGTGCTTTGGCAACATCATACGGCTTTGGCGTTTGGGGTTTCGGCTTACGGCACGGCGGTCACTCTCGCGTGTCTGATGGCGGGGCTTGGTCTGGGTGGCTACTTGGCACACCGCTGGGAAGTATCCGGGCGGATTACGAATTCGTTTTTGTTCTACGGTTTTGCTGAGGCAGCGATTGGCGTAGGTGGTTTGTTCGTTCCAGTTGGTTTGCGTGGTCTTACTGCGGTGGACAGCTGGCTCTATGCTCAGTCGCCCCTTTTGGCGATGCTAACTCAGGTGATTGCGACTGCCGTGCTTTTGATCGTTCCGGCCTCGGCGATGGGCCTTACCTTGCCTTTGCTCATTCCGCTTGCAAAGAAACGCGAACTAAACATTGGCGGGATCTATGCACTGAACGTTTTGGGCGCTGTACTTGGTGTGTTGCTGGCAACTTTTCTTGTCTTGCCTTTGTTTGGGGTTAGGGCGACGGCCTATGTTGCTGCAGGAATGAACTTTAGCATTGCCACTTGGGCCTTCTCTAAGGGTAACGAAAGGGTTGATGCTTCAAGCGTTGCTGTTATTTCAAGCCCTATTCCAGCAGAGCATCTGCTGCTTGCCTTCGTAAGCGGCTTTACGACTTTCTGTTTGGAAGTGTCGTGGTTTCGGTCGTTACGAGCTGCCATGCAGTCAACGACGGAAGCCTTTGCCGCGATTCTTGCTGCCTTTTTGCTTGCGCTTTCTTTTGGTGGAGTGCTTGCCAGTTGGATTAAAAAGCGCTGGCCAGAGTTTTTAGTTTTTGTTCTTCCTTTATGTATTCTTGGCATTCTGGTGGCTACGCCTTTTGTTGATCAAATGGACCGCTATACCACCACCGATGCGGCATCCTTGCAGATTACAGCTCTGCGCTTTGTGCGGGTATTGCTCGTCGTTGTTCTTCCAATCGCGTTGCTTGGCATTATTTTTCCATGGCTACTTGAGATCCACGACAGCACGAGCGGCTCGGGACGTCTTTACGCGATCAATACCCTGGGGGCGATTGCCGGTTCGTTGTGTGCCGGCTTCGTGTTGTTGCCAAACATTGGGGCAACCCGGACAAGTTGGCTTGCCTCGCTTTTGCTTTTGCCCGTGGCTCTGTATGTGGCGCAGAACTGGCGCTATCGTGTCTTGAGTGTGTGCGCGGCAGCGGCTGCGCTTATCTTTGCGTGGAGCGCAGGATCCAAGCATTCAGCTAGCGCACATGTGCAAGGCTTTCGCTCCGAGGACTACGGGCAAGTGCTCTTTCTTTCTGAGGGACCTGATAGCACGGTGTGGGTGAGCAAAGAGCGCCGCGGAAATAAAGCCCTTGTGATTGACGGTTTTACGGCATCAGGAGAAGGCGCTGGCACTCGCTATATGGCCTGGATGAGTCATCTGCCCGCGCTTGCTGCCCGTCGTCTCGAGCGTGCGCTTGTGATTTGCTTTGGGACGGGGCAGACCGCCAACGCGCTGAAGAAACACCGACCGACTATCCTTGATATTGCGGACGTGAACCCGGCTGTGTTTCGTGCGGCGCCGTTTTTTCAAAGCAATGAAGGAGTGCTGCACAAACCTGGTGTAAATTACATCGTTATGGATGGTCGGGCGTTTCTTAGACGAAGCAAGGCTTCGTACGATGTGGTGACCCTTGAGCCTATGCCGCCTAATTTTGCCGGAAGCAATCATCTTTATTCCCTTGAGTTCTATCAGCTCGTTCGCGCAAATCTAAGCGAAGGAGGTATGGCTGCGCAGTGGGTTCCTTTTCACCTGATTAGTTCGGCGCACATGCGTTCCATCATCGCGACCTTTGTCAAAGTCTTTCCCTATTCGCGTCTTTGGATTGATCCGGAAGGCACGGGTATCCTTGTCGGCGGACTGAAACCGTGGCAGCTCAAAGAGAGTCAAGCGGACCTTCCTTTGGACTCCGCCGCTATCGCAAAGCGATTTGAGCTTAACCGTCAAGGCTTGATGCGGGTTTCCAAAAGAGCCCAGTTGATTACTGACGATAACCAACTACTGTCTTTTGGGTTTGATCGTCTTGCTAGAAATAAAGGCAATCAAAAACGCTGGTTCATGACGCTGGTGCAAAAGAACCACGCCTTGCTTCGTCGGTACAAGTAA
- a CDS encoding FG-GAP repeat protein produces the protein MLDTIGALEASNADLNDSFGSIVATSADGSTLAISAPSESSAATGINGDEDDNSSSDSGAVYVFVRDSDSGWLQQAYIKASNTDAGDHFGSSLALSADGDTLVVGARGENSSSTGIDGEENDAAPASGAVYAFT, from the coding sequence ATGCTTGACACCATAGGTGCTCTTGAAGCTAGCAATGCGGATCTCAATGATTCGTTTGGTAGTATTGTTGCAACAAGCGCGGATGGAAGCACCCTAGCTATCAGCGCTCCTAGCGAAAGCAGTGCAGCTACCGGTATCAATGGTGACGAAGACGACAACAGCAGCAGCGACTCGGGGGCTGTGTATGTTTTTGTCAGGGATAGTGACTCCGGATGGCTTCAGCAAGCGTACATCAAAGCATCGAATACCGACGCTGGCGATCACTTTGGCTCCAGTTTAGCTCTGAGTGCCGATGGAGACACTTTGGTTGTAGGAGCTCGGGGAGAAAACAGCAGTAGCACGGGTATCGATGGAGAAGAAAACGATGCTGCTCCAGCCTCTGGAGCGGTCTACGCGTTTACGTGA
- a CDS encoding FG-GAP repeat protein produces the protein MWSQQAYIKASNTGPGDFFGTAVALSADSNTLAVGARSEGSSATGINGDQEDNQAQGSGAVYVFTRSDETWSQQAYLKASNASAYDNFGTTVALSTDGSTLAVGATTEDSANTDPNDDSASGAGATYLFVRDSSNNWFQQAYLKASNADDDDNFGFAVTLSSDSDLLAVSAWQESSSAQDIDGDQVSNHKPGAGAVYLRKC, from the coding sequence GTGTGGTCCCAACAGGCTTACATCAAAGCTTCAAATACCGGGCCCGGGGACTTTTTTGGAACAGCTGTTGCCCTCAGTGCAGATAGCAACACCCTGGCTGTGGGGGCAAGAAGCGAAGGCAGCTCAGCGACCGGCATCAACGGCGATCAAGAGGACAACCAAGCGCAAGGTTCTGGAGCCGTGTACGTGTTTACTCGCAGCGATGAAACCTGGTCTCAGCAAGCCTATCTCAAAGCGTCCAACGCTAGTGCATACGATAACTTTGGAACCACGGTGGCACTGAGCACTGATGGGAGCACCCTTGCGGTGGGAGCAACCACCGAAGATAGTGCAAACACCGATCCAAACGACGATTCCGCTAGCGGAGCCGGCGCTACCTACCTTTTCGTACGCGATAGCAGCAACAATTGGTTTCAGCAAGCCTACCTAAAAGCGTCCAACGCTGATGACGACGATAATTTTGGCTTCGCGGTAACACTGAGCAGTGATAGTGATCTATTGGCCGTAAGTGCATGGCAAGAAAGTAGCAGTGCTCAAGACATTGATGGCGATCAGGTAAGCAACCACAAGCCGGGAGCAGGAGCTGTTTACCTTCGAAAGTGTTAA